CACCGCCCGGCGAGAACTGGCGGAACTCCTCCATCATCGCCGTCACGACGTCCACGTCGGTGAGTTCGGCCGGGTCGAACTCCTCGTACTCTTCGCCGCCACTGGCGCGGGTCAGCAGTGCGAGAACCGGGATCCCGACCACCAGTGCGACGCCGAGCGCGACGACGAGCCCGTCTGCGACGGCGACACCCAGACCGCCGAGCCCACCGACGAGCGGGAGCGAACCGCCGAGCCAGTTCCCGGCCGGAACCACGAGCGGACCGATCGTCGACTCGACGACGACGCTCACCAGCACCCCGATCGTGAGACCGATCGAGAGGCCGACGGTGCGAGAGTCGCCCATGCCGGCGAACAGAGCGCCGACGAGGGAGAGCTTCTCCCAGAAAGAGAGACGCGCCCAGAACCGCTGGACCGTCATCTGGATGTCGCGGTCGACGAGTGCGACCCCCAGACCGTTGCGTTCGGCCGTCTCGACGGCGGCCATCATGTCTGCACCGGGACTTACGTCGAAGCGGTCGCCCAGTCGCGTCTGGACGTACGACAGCATCCAGTAGGCCAGAAACTGAAAGACCGTGTTACCCCGAAGCAGATCACTGGCGTCGAGATCCTCCGGCGTCTCGCCTTTCATCTGCCGGTAGCGACCCTCGTCCAGCTCGACGGCGACCACGTCGGGCTGTTCGTCCTCGATCGTCCGTTCGACTTCCTCGACACTATCCTGTGAGACGTGTGCCGTCCCTACTACCGTCACACGCCCCTCGCCACCACCCCCCTGTGGCAGATTGCGCGTGGTCTCGGCGCGGTCGGTCATCACACCGGCTACACGGCGGCCACTGTTATGCGTTTCTGTCGGTCACGACTGTCGGTCTGCCGTCAGGTATCTTGTCGGAACATGGACTATTCACTGGATCGAACTATCACGGAGAACCTCGCGCTCATCTAACACTATTGCTTTCCGCCCGGTAGTTCGCGAAATTACCAGACAGCTCGCGATTACATTGTGGTTAGTGACTTTCGAACATCCCAGAAAACGTGATATATCGGGGTTTTCAATATACGTCCGAGTTCGATGTACGATCTGACTGGATTTCAGCGTGACTTGCTGTACGTGATCGCAGGACTGGACGAACCACACGGGCTCGCGATCAAAGACGAGCTCGAGAAGTACTACGAGAGCGAGGTGAACCACGGACGCCTGTATCCGAACCTCGACACGCTCGTCGAGAAGGGGATGGTCGAGAAGGGACAGCGCGACCGACGAACGAACTTCTACGCCCTGACCAGTCGTGGCACGCGCGAGCTCAACGCCCGCCAGGACTGGGAGTCCCAGTACGTCACCGCGTAGCTCGGCGCTCGAACCCGCGTCGGCGTGTCGATGTCACCGACAGCCGTCCGAATACTCGCTACCGCCTCCCGGCGTCGCGATCTTCGACGGCACACGCTTATACGACAACCAGACGAACGCCCAGCCATGCCACTGGACGTAGAACCGCCGGCACCGCCCGAACTCGACACCGCCGTCGACGCCAGCGACTACGACGACGTCGACGTGGACACCAGCGAGTACCGGCGCGAAGAACTGGAGGCGTTCTTGCAGGACGGTGCCTGGGAGCAGGCGTTCACGGAGTGGGCCGAGACGAGCGACCTCGACGAGACGGCGTTCGAGATCGTCAGAGAACTGGGTCTCGTCGAGCAGTTCGACTTCTTCTGGGACGACTTCGCACAGCGGGTGGGGTACCACGCACCGGGACTGCCCGAGGACTGGCGGGAACGATCGCTACACCCGGACCTGAACTCCTGGGACACCGTGTCGGGGATCAACGCCGGCATGGCCGAGCTGGGACGGACGGTCAGCGAGACGCTCAAGGCCGATTACGTCGACTGGCAGACAGACCCGGATCTGCCGGACAATCTCCCGGAGTTCGGCGACGAGTGACGCCGCGGCCGTTCACTCGGCCAGCGGACTGTAGTTGCCGTTGATGTCCCACTCGTGGAGACAGAAGGGGTTGCCGGCCTCCTTTTGCTCGCCGTCGACCACGATCTGCCACGAGTCGGTCTCGTCGTCCCAGACGTCGTGACGACCGCAGCGTTCGCACGTCCGCTCCGAGGGCGGGACGAGTTTCGTCATACCGCGACAGTGGGGCCAGAGAATAATGAGCGTGCCGGTCCCGTCCAGCGGCTCCCGATCAGTTACCGCTCTCGGTCGCGGTGTCGGTCTCTGGCGTCGATGTCGTCGTCTCGTCGGTCGTCTCGGAGCCGCCGGTCTCGTCGGTCGTCTCGGAGCCGCCGGTCTCGTCGGTCGTCTCGGAGCCGCCGGTGTCGCTGGTCGAGTTCGTGGCGTCGGTCTCGTTCTCGGAAGATGGGAGGTCGACCTCCGTGCTGTTCATCTCGACTTCGGCCGGCTCCTCGTCGACGCCCAGCACCTGCCCTTCCGAGACGTCTGTCGTCCCGCTCCACTGCGTGAGCGTGCCGTTGTCGACGTTGCCCGCACGGAACTGGTAGCTGCTGTTGGCTCTGACCGAGACGTTCGTGTAGCCGTTGTCCGGTCCGAACTCGTCGTATCCGGTCGTCGAGTACGGGACGGTCATCGTGAACGTCCCGTCGTCGTTCGTTCGGGTCCGTTGGGTGTAGGTGAACGTCTCGTTGGAGGCGGGGTTGTACATCTCGACGGTGGCCTGCACGGTCGCGTTCTCGGGACCGGCCCCCTCGACGGTCGCACCGGGAACGCGTTCGAAGAGCTTCAGCCACTGTGGGGCCGTGTCGTGGAAGACCTGCTGTTCGATGTCCTCCGGCAGACACGCGATCTGTCCCGGACCGGACTCTGCGACCCGGAGTGTCACGTCAGAGGTACACTCCGCGGTACTGTTGACAGGCTGGTAGCCCAGTCCCGAGGCCGCGGCGGACTGTAGCAGACCGCGGTTGTACTGACTGCTCGCCGTCGCGGACTGCTCGCTGGTTCCGACGAGTCGGTAGTGTTCCATCGCGGGGACGCGTTCGGACGGGAGCGCACCGATCCCGCCGACGCTCGACGTGGAGTCGTTGGCCGTGTACGCGCGTGCTTCTTCCATCGTCTGGGTCTGGAAGATGGCCCGCCGGCCGTCGACCTGTGCGACCTGTCGGCCCTGTAGCGTGCTCGGTTCCCAGTCGACGCCGATCGGTCGTGGCTCGACGGCGCTCCCGTGATAGCGGTAGAGACGCACCACCGTGCTGTTGTAGTAGCCCTGTCGCTGGTGGACGAAGGACGGTCCACGGAGCGACTGTGCGCGACTGGAGTAGACCGGGCTGTAGTAGTCCTGCTGGCTGACCTCCGACACGTCGTAGAAGTTCGGCGGCGCGAAGAACTTCCCGCCGACGTCGCCGTTGGTCTCGGCCATCTTCCAGTCGACGGCGACGTACCGGGTCTCGGCCTCGGAGTCGTTCTCGCTCACGTCGTCGAGCACGTCGTTGGCCTGGGTCTCGTTGGGGGCCAGCAGGAAGTTCGCGGC
Above is a genomic segment from Halomicrobium sp. LC1Hm containing:
- a CDS encoding PadR family transcriptional regulator, which encodes MYDLTGFQRDLLYVIAGLDEPHGLAIKDELEKYYESEVNHGRLYPNLDTLVEKGMVEKGQRDRRTNFYALTSRGTRELNARQDWESQYVTA
- a CDS encoding HEWD family protein: MTKLVPPSERTCERCGRHDVWDDETDSWQIVVDGEQKEAGNPFCLHEWDINGNYSPLAE
- a CDS encoding TraB/GumN family protein, with the protein product MTDRAETTRNLPQGGGGEGRVTVVGTAHVSQDSVEEVERTIEDEQPDVVAVELDEGRYRQMKGETPEDLDASDLLRGNTVFQFLAYWMLSYVQTRLGDRFDVSPGADMMAAVETAERNGLGVALVDRDIQMTVQRFWARLSFWEKLSLVGALFAGMGDSRTVGLSIGLTIGVLVSVVVESTIGPLVVPAGNWLGGSLPLVGGLGGLGVAVADGLVVALGVALVVGIPVLALLTRASGGEEYEEFDPAELTDVDVVTAMMEEFRQFSPGGAEALIDERDAYIAHNLVDLRDAGYHVVAIVGAGHRAGIERYLDHPEELPPESSLVGRETGGWFSPYKLFGYLFTLGFLVFFLLLAMAVYTGVPGASSEFLLTLFGTWFLVNGIVAAALARLAGAHWSSSAVGGAVAWLTSVNPLLAPGWFAGYIELRYVDVNVGDIGTLNEILDDEQAPLSDIFQRLRAVPLFRLILIVAMTNVGSMIASALFATTLLPIIAAGAPNVNGVDGVVRLMIQGAQNSADLLWGLVR